The proteins below are encoded in one region of Dehalobacter sp.:
- a CDS encoding MerR family transcriptional regulator, whose protein sequence is MEKLYRMKEITQYTGVSKSSVLYYVSLGLLPEPTKKSKNMAYYPALYLQIIPVIRYLQENMHLPLGVIKGVIDGIGFERVTIENALHYYETFLSPLKQGEDRVFYNSDEFIDKSNLESDEIRQLKSNGLLFLSGSGFYSSEDLLVANAYKKLRDYGITFSDIKRLGDMIKELAYVVHELYHENAKGLNSEEEQKLTKVMYKELETMFGYLISKNMQVIYKEENK, encoded by the coding sequence TTGGAAAAGCTATATCGAATGAAAGAAATAACTCAATATACCGGTGTTAGCAAGTCATCCGTTTTATACTATGTATCATTAGGCTTGCTTCCAGAGCCTACAAAAAAATCGAAAAACATGGCATATTATCCTGCTTTATATCTTCAAATTATCCCTGTAATTCGGTATCTGCAGGAAAATATGCATTTGCCTTTAGGTGTTATAAAGGGAGTTATTGATGGTATTGGTTTTGAAAGAGTCACAATAGAAAATGCCCTTCATTATTATGAAACATTCCTAAGCCCGCTCAAACAAGGGGAGGATAGGGTTTTTTACAACAGCGATGAATTCATAGATAAATCAAATCTGGAATCAGACGAAATACGCCAATTGAAGAGTAATGGATTACTTTTTCTATCAGGCAGCGGATTCTATTCTAGTGAAGATTTGCTTGTAGCAAACGCTTATAAAAAACTAAGAGACTATGGAATTACTTTTTCAGATATAAAAAGATTAGGAGATATGATTAAAGAATTAGCATATGTAGTCCATGAACTATATCACGAAAATGCAAAAGGATTAAATTCGGAAGAAGAACAAAAGCTTACGAAAGTAATGTATAAGGAACTTGAGACAATGTTTGGTTATCTTATTAGTAAAAACATGCAAGTAATTTATAAGGAAGAAAATAAATAA
- a CDS encoding CPBP family intramembrane metalloprotease: MNALENPRWNFWQALYLILIVYVLEFVLGWLKPLENLGYLKGYISYLVIGFGEGLLFFVALFLFFKILRGSFADLGLTNLNWKCLLAGLGGGIVLFFAVGLLGNVLVEYFGQPEPQSFALVVEGVDSIWQLMPLVLLGGFIVPLKEEMIFRGLIYPPLRQGYGKAKGILFAGLFFGLMHFDLIRFVPLVIGGLVLTFLYERSKSLWTSVIAHGVWNILMVILMWWQRG; the protein is encoded by the coding sequence ATGAACGCTTTGGAAAACCCCAGATGGAACTTCTGGCAGGCTCTTTACCTGATTCTTATTGTCTATGTTCTGGAATTTGTTTTGGGCTGGCTAAAGCCGCTAGAGAACCTTGGCTATCTGAAGGGGTATATCAGCTATCTTGTCATCGGTTTTGGCGAGGGTCTACTCTTTTTTGTTGCACTGTTTTTATTTTTCAAGATCCTGCGCGGATCGTTTGCTGATTTGGGGCTGACCAATTTAAACTGGAAATGCCTTCTAGCCGGACTGGGCGGCGGGATCGTGCTGTTCTTTGCTGTAGGTCTTCTGGGAAATGTCCTCGTGGAATATTTCGGGCAGCCCGAACCCCAGAGCTTTGCACTGGTCGTTGAGGGCGTTGATTCTATCTGGCAGCTGATGCCGCTGGTTCTGCTAGGCGGTTTTATCGTACCGCTTAAAGAGGAAATGATTTTCAGGGGACTGATCTATCCTCCGCTGCGCCAGGGGTATGGCAAAGCGAAGGGCATTCTTTTTGCAGGACTGTTTTTTGGACTGATGCATTTCGATCTGATAAGATTTGTACCGCTGGTGATTGGAGGCCTGGTGCTGACTTTCCTATACGAAAGAAGCAAGAGCCTTTGGACTTCAGTCATTGCGCACGGGGTCTGGAATATTTTGATGGTCATCCTGATGTGGTGGCAGCGAGGCTAA
- a CDS encoding amidase domain-containing protein yields the protein MYKTLHESMVEGNKAVGLYYKNYKITLDYKDIAISEDNATVKVKMRLDYNCSTTPDADSSFIDEYTFSMVLRNKVWKINNIAVDSLDSKLFKDAVDQKVKQGFSERNAITEVKNEKMKNIKEMIKYIDGNKATVQTTNTGKNFSICSSFSYNRMLGRNYAQRFTQTVTDLDDYFFYYISSNDCTNFVSQCVWAAYGGYVEGNDAQTISNITNKVRMVSGYPNGWYGGLQGGGGTPQWENVGNFYTYATSSKTYGPKGTGSNNNQPYYNLAPSAIIYGNVIQLKTINVHSDYYHSVYVTYPQSGASYYYQVLVSYHSNNNYNRPLWELIQAFGENSCYMRMISFSTANFVS from the coding sequence ATGTATAAGACGCTACATGAATCTATGGTTGAAGGAAACAAAGCAGTTGGCTTATATTATAAGAATTATAAAATTACATTAGATTATAAAGACATTGCAATTTCCGAAGACAATGCTACAGTAAAAGTCAAAATGCGTCTTGACTATAACTGCTCTACCACACCAGATGCAGACTCGTCATTTATTGACGAATATACTTTTAGTATGGTTTTGAGAAATAAAGTCTGGAAAATAAATAATATTGCTGTAGATTCTTTGGATAGTAAACTATTCAAAGATGCAGTTGATCAAAAGGTGAAACAAGGATTTTCCGAAAGGAATGCAATCACAGAAGTTAAAAATGAAAAAATGAAAAATATCAAAGAAATGATAAAATATATTGACGGCAATAAAGCAACAGTTCAAACTACTAACACAGGAAAAAACTTTTCAATATGCTCAAGTTTTTCTTACAACCGCATGCTGGGCAGAAACTACGCACAGAGGTTTACTCAAACAGTTACAGATCTTGATGATTATTTCTTTTACTATATATCAAGTAATGATTGTACTAACTTTGTTTCTCAATGCGTATGGGCAGCATATGGCGGTTATGTGGAAGGCAATGATGCACAAACAATAAGTAATATTACAAATAAGGTACGTATGGTATCAGGATACCCTAATGGATGGTATGGTGGACTACAAGGAGGTGGAGGCACTCCGCAGTGGGAAAATGTTGGAAATTTTTATACCTATGCAACAAGCAGCAAAACCTATGGTCCTAAAGGCACTGGGTCAAACAATAATCAACCTTACTACAATCTCGCACCAAGTGCGATAATATATGGAAACGTTATTCAGTTAAAAACCATTAATGTACATTCCGATTATTATCATTCCGTTTATGTGACATATCCGCAAAGCGGAGCAAGCTACTATTATCAAGTTTTGGTTTCTTACCACTCAAATAACAACTACAACAGGCCTCTGTGGGAATTAATTCAAGCATTTGGCGAAAATAGCTGTTACATGAGAATGATTTCTTTTAGTACCGCAAATTTTGTCAGTTAG
- the gatB gene encoding Asp-tRNA(Asn)/Glu-tRNA(Gln) amidotransferase subunit GatB, whose protein sequence is MSFTDKYEMVCGVETHVEMATKTKIFCGCSTEFGGEQNTHVCPVCLGLPGVLPVLNKEVVNLAIKAGLALNCEIAEFSKFDRKNYFYPDLTKNYQTSQYDLPICKNGWLDVTVNRANKRIGITRAHMEEDAGKLVHSGETIMTSSSSGVDYNRTGVPLLEIVSEPDMRSIDEVLAYLEQLVQIMDYAGISDCKLEQGSVRFDINVSLRLKGTEQFGIRTETKNLNSFSSVRRCLEYETERQAEALDDGGEIIQETRTWDEGRGMTLSLRSKEEAHDYRYFPEPDLMPLVIDRDWVERIRASLPELPAAKKARLQSHGLSEYDAGVITAARAMAAFFDQALARIDDAKLLANWVMGDLSGLLKTNGRSFEDSPVSPEQLAGMLTLIKKGDISGKIGKNVLEEIYNTGKDPETIIKEKGLVQISDESELGIIVDGILTANEKSVADYQAGKESALGFLVGQVMKATKGQANPGLVNKLLKEKLAQ, encoded by the coding sequence ATGTCTTTTACTGATAAATATGAAATGGTTTGCGGCGTGGAAACCCACGTTGAGATGGCTACGAAAACCAAGATCTTCTGCGGCTGTTCGACGGAGTTTGGCGGCGAGCAGAATACGCATGTTTGTCCGGTCTGTCTGGGACTGCCAGGCGTCCTGCCGGTGCTGAACAAAGAAGTCGTCAATCTAGCGATCAAGGCGGGTCTTGCTTTGAACTGCGAGATCGCCGAATTCTCCAAATTTGACCGTAAGAACTATTTCTATCCGGACCTAACAAAGAATTATCAGACGTCTCAGTATGATCTGCCGATTTGCAAAAACGGCTGGCTCGACGTTACGGTGAATAGAGCGAATAAACGTATTGGCATCACGAGAGCTCATATGGAAGAGGATGCCGGAAAACTGGTGCACAGCGGAGAGACTATCATGACTTCCAGCAGTTCCGGGGTTGATTATAACCGGACGGGTGTACCACTTCTGGAAATTGTTTCGGAACCGGATATGCGCTCTATAGATGAAGTTCTGGCTTACCTGGAACAACTGGTCCAGATCATGGATTATGCCGGAATTTCCGACTGCAAACTCGAACAGGGTTCCGTCCGTTTTGATATCAATGTCTCGCTTCGCCTGAAAGGGACCGAGCAATTTGGCATACGGACAGAGACTAAGAATCTGAACTCTTTCAGCTCCGTCCGCCGCTGTCTAGAATACGAAACCGAGCGTCAGGCTGAAGCCCTCGACGACGGCGGAGAAATCATTCAGGAAACGAGGACCTGGGACGAAGGCAGAGGAATGACGCTGTCTCTCCGATCCAAGGAAGAGGCCCACGACTACCGCTATTTTCCGGAGCCGGATTTGATGCCGCTCGTGATCGACCGAGACTGGGTCGAGAGAATCAGAGCTTCCTTGCCGGAGCTGCCTGCCGCCAAAAAAGCAAGACTGCAGTCCCACGGCCTGTCGGAATACGACGCAGGGGTCATTACCGCAGCTAGAGCGATGGCAGCATTCTTTGACCAGGCACTCGCCAGAATCGATGACGCGAAACTTCTTGCCAACTGGGTCATGGGAGATTTAAGCGGCCTGCTGAAAACCAACGGACGCTCCTTTGAAGATTCGCCCGTCTCTCCGGAACAGCTGGCAGGGATGCTGACGCTGATCAAGAAAGGCGATATCAGCGGCAAGATCGGCAAGAATGTGCTCGAAGAAATCTATAACACCGGTAAGGATCCGGAGACGATCATAAAAGAGAAAGGACTTGTCCAGATCAGCGATGAAAGTGAACTTGGAATAATTGTGGACGGCATTCTTACTGCTAACGAAAAATCCGTCGCTGATTACCAAGCCGGCAAAGAAAGTGCGCTTGGATTTTTAGTCGGTCAGGTCATGAAAGCAACCAAAGGACAGGCTAATCCCGGTCTGGTCAACAAACTGCTGAAAGAAAAGCTGGCACAGTAA
- the nifV gene encoding homocitrate synthase, translating into MGKVPDTGLVIVDTTLRDGEQTAGVVFSNQEKLRIARMLDEIGVNQIEAGIPIMGGKELDAIKGICGLGLKASIIGWNRAVIKDIEASLSCGCDAVAISVSTSDIHIKHKLKTTPGAVLDMMIKATEFAKKHVDYISVNAEDASRSDMNYLVEFATEAKKAGANRLRYCDTIGILDPFLTFDRIKTLRERANIDIEMHTHNDFGMATANALAGVKAGARFIGVTVNGLGERAGNAALEEVIMALKYLEETDLGFVTERFVELSEYVSRASGRILPPWKAIVGSNMFAHESGIHVDGALKNPKTYEVFRPEEVGLERQIVIGKHSGTASIKAKFREYGRELTSEQADKILKHVRSLAVDMKRSLFDKELIYIYKDLYGTEKEVELLSDGNMPRLNIHD; encoded by the coding sequence ATGGGAAAAGTACCGGATACCGGATTGGTGATTGTGGATACAACCCTGCGCGACGGGGAACAGACCGCCGGGGTTGTCTTTTCCAATCAAGAGAAATTAAGGATTGCCCGGATGCTTGACGAGATCGGGGTTAACCAGATCGAAGCGGGAATACCGATTATGGGCGGTAAAGAACTTGATGCCATCAAAGGTATCTGCGGCCTCGGACTGAAAGCCAGTATCATAGGCTGGAACCGCGCCGTGATCAAGGACATTGAAGCATCGCTGTCCTGCGGCTGTGATGCCGTGGCCATTTCCGTATCGACCTCGGACATTCACATCAAACATAAATTAAAAACCACGCCCGGGGCAGTTCTTGATATGATGATCAAAGCAACGGAGTTTGCGAAAAAGCATGTCGATTATATCTCCGTCAATGCCGAGGACGCTTCGAGATCAGATATGAACTATCTCGTGGAATTTGCGACGGAGGCCAAAAAGGCCGGTGCAAACCGTCTTCGCTACTGTGATACGATTGGCATCCTCGATCCTTTTCTGACCTTTGATAGAATCAAAACCTTAAGAGAACGCGCCAATATTGATATAGAGATGCATACGCATAATGATTTTGGGATGGCGACGGCCAACGCTTTAGCCGGAGTGAAGGCCGGAGCCAGATTTATCGGCGTAACCGTGAACGGTCTTGGAGAAAGAGCCGGCAATGCAGCGCTGGAAGAAGTCATCATGGCTCTGAAATACCTGGAAGAAACGGACCTTGGCTTTGTTACGGAGCGATTTGTGGAATTATCCGAATATGTTTCCAGGGCTTCAGGACGTATTCTTCCGCCCTGGAAAGCCATTGTAGGCAGTAATATGTTTGCGCATGAATCCGGTATTCATGTCGACGGTGCCCTGAAAAACCCGAAAACCTATGAAGTATTTCGTCCTGAAGAAGTCGGGCTGGAAAGGCAGATTGTGATCGGCAAGCACTCAGGTACAGCCTCGATTAAAGCGAAATTCAGGGAATATGGCAGAGAGCTTACCTCTGAGCAAGCCGATAAGATTCTGAAGCATGTAAGATCCCTTGCAGTCGATATGAAACGCTCACTTTTCGATAAGGAACTGATTTATATTTACAAAGACCTTTATGGAACTGAAAAAGAAGTAGAATTACTCTCAGATGGAAATATGCCGAGACTGAACATCCATGATTAA
- the rlmD gene encoding 23S rRNA (uracil(1939)-C(5))-methyltransferase RlmD — protein MVKKNHRPDLQDNPLVYQERISGKTLEIEILRLASDGSGIGYTDGITTFVPGMLPGEKGRVQLTEQKKFYRRAQIVEIDCLSEERVSPPCSVYSACGGCNLQHIKYQTTLTWKQRWVEDALRRIGGFTNIQVEPVLGMDDPWRYRNKAVLHRDQKGRFGYYRGKSKDVTIFDDCLLLSQEINHRIKKMQQVIGECCEETKTATFRESNRGKGLLVFDGNTENTKELDQLIRHLKGQVEFSPQSCSIAIPRGNNEFEGSGAQHLNEHLDGLRFKVSPRSFLQVNPVQTAVLYGLVLDWAGLTGKDEVWDLYCGIGTMTLMLARKAKKVLGIEENPYAIADAKDNAADNNITNVRFVEGKVEKKMAALSGTPSLVVCDPPRAGMEPEVLEGLLEISPERIIYVSCNPATLARDLKVLCRNTYRIERVQPVDMFPWTQHAEAIILLQRR, from the coding sequence ATGGTAAAAAAAAATCATAGGCCGGACCTTCAAGATAATCCTCTCGTTTATCAAGAACGCATCAGCGGTAAAACCCTGGAGATAGAAATCCTCCGCTTGGCTTCGGACGGATCCGGCATCGGCTATACCGACGGGATCACCACGTTTGTCCCAGGAATGCTGCCGGGGGAAAAAGGCCGGGTACAGCTGACGGAACAGAAAAAATTCTACAGGCGAGCACAGATTGTAGAAATTGACTGTTTGTCCGAAGAAAGAGTATCACCGCCCTGCTCAGTTTATTCAGCCTGCGGCGGCTGCAACCTTCAGCATATTAAGTACCAGACCACACTCACATGGAAACAAAGGTGGGTGGAAGATGCCCTGCGGAGAATCGGCGGATTCACCAATATTCAGGTCGAACCGGTTCTAGGCATGGACGACCCTTGGCGCTACCGCAACAAAGCGGTTTTGCACCGTGATCAGAAAGGCCGGTTTGGCTATTATCGTGGTAAGTCCAAGGATGTAACGATTTTTGACGATTGTCTTCTGCTTAGTCAGGAGATCAACCACAGAATAAAAAAAATGCAGCAGGTGATCGGAGAATGCTGCGAGGAAACCAAGACAGCCACGTTCCGAGAAAGTAACCGGGGCAAGGGGTTGCTGGTCTTTGACGGCAATACGGAAAACACGAAAGAACTGGATCAGCTAATCAGGCATTTGAAGGGACAAGTGGAATTTTCTCCCCAAAGCTGTTCAATCGCGATTCCCCGAGGAAATAACGAGTTTGAGGGAAGCGGGGCTCAGCATCTGAATGAACACTTAGACGGTCTACGCTTCAAAGTCTCCCCTAGGTCTTTCCTGCAGGTCAATCCGGTGCAAACGGCCGTGCTGTATGGACTGGTACTTGATTGGGCCGGACTAACTGGAAAAGATGAGGTTTGGGACCTCTACTGCGGTATCGGTACGATGACCCTAATGCTGGCCCGGAAAGCCAAAAAGGTATTGGGCATCGAGGAAAATCCGTATGCGATCGCTGATGCAAAAGACAATGCCGCGGACAATAACATCACCAATGTCCGCTTTGTGGAAGGGAAAGTCGAGAAGAAGATGGCCGCACTTTCCGGAACCCCGAGCCTCGTAGTGTGCGACCCGCCCCGGGCTGGCATGGAGCCGGAAGTCCTTGAAGGACTGCTTGAGATCAGTCCGGAAAGAATCATCTATGTATCCTGCAATCCTGCCACACTGGCCAGGGATTTAAAAGTGCTTTGCCGGAATACTTATCGAATCGAGCGCGTACAACCGGTGGACATGTTCCCGTGGACGCAGCATGCGGAAGCCATAATCCTGTTGCAACGGCGGTAA
- a CDS encoding molybdopterin-dependent oxidoreductase, which translates to MENKRIIKSACRMCHGGCQVLVHMEGERVVKITGDPSSPTSSGYICAKGAASVELLYHPDRVLHPLRRVGKRGENKWEQISWDEALDEMVERLLKIKRENGPQYFGMMHGTGRPYENLGARFANAFGTPNFTGVAHICFWPRVYANIFTQGMSEMPVCDVYGQGGVEPQCVLIWGCNITGPKGHNSADGMCGALLQTALKNARKVIVVDPRRISPAENADHWLQLRPGTDGALALAMINVIIVEDLIDREFVNKYTVGFDRLKEHVKHFTPEWAEGIVGVSAEDIRTAACTYATVKPACMQWGNGIDHSMCNFHTARSLLILRAITGNLHVPGGDIIFERPHGLRVKFPYLDPHFSGFRFMPLQNYQYALDRDYEKQNSSPAKNFIQDKTLKFLDVLKYNLYPQLTKLSQNQGDGQALKLMAKLSGARYPLSPVVHPPTFWESIVNNNPYRIQALWIMGANPLLTMSNSLLIEKALKLIDYIVVSDFFITPTAHYADLFLPASTWLEYDEVHNSGAHTFSVFPRQKVVQIGDTLDDQEVMILLARRLGMHDAFPWHSHQELTDWMLEGTSLSFEEFCDKGILVGKARYFAYEKEKHFFHTPSRKFEIYSDTLASLGISPLPIYREPAFSPVSTPQVAEKYPLILIGGVRTADYFHSEGRQISSLRHRNPDPLIEINPKTATSIGCLEGDWVWIETPHGRVKMRVKLFDGIAENVLCAQYAWWFPEEAPPEHGWKKSSINLTFGEMGYDPETGSESLKSMLCRIYKVGDKE; encoded by the coding sequence ATGGAGAATAAGAGAATCATTAAATCGGCCTGTCGCATGTGCCACGGAGGATGTCAAGTTTTGGTTCATATGGAAGGTGAACGGGTAGTTAAAATTACCGGTGATCCATCAAGTCCTACCAGTAGTGGCTACATTTGCGCCAAGGGGGCTGCTTCGGTAGAATTGCTATATCATCCGGACAGAGTGCTACATCCTTTGCGCAGAGTAGGAAAACGCGGTGAAAATAAATGGGAGCAAATATCCTGGGATGAAGCACTTGATGAGATGGTGGAGCGACTTCTCAAGATAAAACGAGAAAACGGGCCACAGTATTTCGGTATGATGCACGGAACAGGTCGACCTTACGAAAACCTGGGAGCCCGCTTTGCTAATGCGTTCGGGACGCCTAACTTCACCGGCGTGGCTCATATCTGTTTCTGGCCCCGTGTTTATGCCAATATATTTACACAAGGGATGTCTGAGATGCCGGTGTGCGACGTTTATGGTCAGGGTGGAGTGGAACCGCAATGTGTACTTATATGGGGATGTAACATCACTGGTCCTAAAGGGCATAATTCTGCTGACGGAATGTGTGGAGCTTTGCTGCAGACGGCTTTGAAAAATGCACGAAAAGTAATAGTAGTAGATCCCAGACGCATTTCACCGGCAGAAAACGCTGATCACTGGCTGCAATTAAGACCCGGTACTGACGGAGCACTGGCCCTAGCTATGATCAACGTCATCATCGTTGAAGACTTGATAGATAGGGAATTTGTTAATAAATACACGGTGGGATTCGACCGTCTCAAGGAGCATGTAAAGCATTTCACACCGGAATGGGCAGAAGGGATAGTCGGTGTGAGCGCTGAAGACATTAGAACAGCCGCCTGTACCTACGCCACGGTTAAACCGGCATGTATGCAGTGGGGGAACGGCATCGACCACAGTATGTGCAATTTCCATACGGCCCGCTCACTGCTGATACTGAGGGCAATCACGGGTAACTTACATGTACCTGGTGGAGACATTATTTTCGAACGTCCCCATGGCTTACGCGTAAAATTTCCCTACCTGGACCCCCATTTTTCCGGATTTCGCTTTATGCCATTGCAGAATTATCAGTATGCCCTGGACAGAGATTACGAAAAACAAAACAGTTCTCCCGCCAAAAACTTTATCCAGGACAAGACCTTGAAGTTTTTGGATGTTTTAAAATACAATCTTTATCCTCAGCTTACAAAACTCAGTCAAAATCAGGGGGATGGGCAGGCACTTAAACTGATGGCCAAATTAAGCGGGGCACGATATCCCCTGTCTCCGGTGGTTCACCCGCCGACCTTCTGGGAATCTATCGTCAACAATAATCCTTACCGTATCCAGGCTTTATGGATCATGGGGGCTAATCCGCTGCTCACCATGAGCAACTCCCTGCTTATAGAAAAAGCCTTAAAACTCATTGACTACATAGTGGTTTCCGATTTCTTCATAACTCCTACGGCGCATTATGCCGATTTGTTTCTGCCAGCCTCAACCTGGCTGGAGTACGACGAGGTACATAACTCGGGTGCCCATACTTTCAGTGTATTTCCAAGGCAAAAAGTTGTTCAAATAGGGGATACCCTTGATGATCAAGAGGTTATGATCCTGCTAGCCCGGCGCTTAGGCATGCATGATGCCTTTCCTTGGCACAGCCACCAAGAGCTTACTGACTGGATGCTTGAAGGTACCAGTCTCAGCTTTGAGGAGTTCTGCGACAAAGGTATTTTAGTTGGTAAGGCAAGATATTTTGCTTATGAAAAAGAGAAACACTTTTTTCACACACCTTCAAGAAAATTTGAGATATATTCTGATACCCTGGCTTCACTGGGAATTTCACCTCTCCCAATCTATCGTGAACCAGCCTTTTCACCGGTTTCAACTCCTCAAGTGGCCGAAAAGTACCCCCTGATATTGATTGGAGGGGTTAGAACGGCCGATTACTTCCATAGCGAAGGCCGCCAGATCAGTTCGCTGCGCCACAGAAATCCAGATCCACTGATAGAAATAAACCCCAAAACTGCTACATCTATAGGATGTTTAGAAGGTGACTGGGTATGGATTGAGACCCCCCATGGCAGAGTAAAAATGCGTGTCAAACTATTTGACGGGATAGCTGAGAATGTACTCTGCGCTCAATACGCATGGTGGTTTCCTGAGGAAGCACCACCCGAACATGGCTGGAAAAAATCGAGTATCAACCTAACATTCGGCGAGATGGGTTATGATCCGGAAACCGGTTCGGAATCATTAAAAAGTATGCTATGTAGAATATACAAAGTAGGAGATAAAGAATAA
- a CDS encoding 4Fe-4S binding protein, giving the protein MYNNHITINSKLCHACWKCILSCKKNVLGKINLPFHKHVKIAHPNNCVGCYQCEKVCEYGAITRLNKETEA; this is encoded by the coding sequence ATGTACAATAATCATATAACGATTAACTCTAAGCTCTGTCATGCATGTTGGAAATGTATTCTTTCCTGTAAAAAAAACGTACTCGGAAAAATAAATCTACCTTTTCATAAACATGTTAAAATTGCTCATCCCAATAACTGTGTTGGCTGCTATCAATGTGAAAAGGTATGTGAATATGGAGCAATAACTAGGCTTAACAAGGAAACAGAGGCATGA
- a CDS encoding recombinase family protein — MKNVRIIPAIPKENKKLRVAAYCRVSTSGPEQLRSLEIQIMTYTKMIKSRPNWISAGVFHDIESGLRRSGRTGLDKMLRKAAKSKIDYIITKSISRVSRDTLEVLKIIRFLRGRGINMHFENEKLDSIEADKEFEITLRGMLAQDESRNTSENIQWGFQRKFEKGEIFTKYKNFMGYDCVDGEIVIVPEQAEVVRKMFELYLQGLSLGQIKTYLESQRIKTVTGKDIWDAKTIQRMLTNEKYKGDTMLQKTFTENFMTGKKSKNIGHRNKYYVKDSHPAIVSSEVFDKVQEEMAKRSRLINNEDGTVEIRGSKYNGKYLLGNLLVCGDCGASFRRRTERGKVVWRCATRIEKGKEACPHSPTVDERWVHDTLGDAVCRNRVYDEGTIRNEVDKVQVFNLFIMICYKSGVQVKICF, encoded by the coding sequence ATGAAGAATGTAAGAATTATACCGGCTATACCTAAGGAGAATAAAAAGCTTAGGGTGGCCGCTTATTGCAGGGTCAGTACATCTGGTCCAGAGCAACTGCGTAGCCTTGAGATACAAATAATGACTTATACGAAGATGATAAAAAGCCGTCCTAACTGGATTTCTGCCGGTGTGTTCCATGATATTGAAAGCGGACTGCGGCGAAGTGGCAGAACTGGTCTGGACAAAATGCTGAGGAAAGCAGCTAAAAGTAAAATCGATTACATTATCACCAAGTCAATCAGCAGGGTATCGAGGGATACGCTGGAGGTTTTGAAGATAATAAGATTTTTAAGAGGGAGAGGGATCAATATGCATTTTGAGAATGAGAAGCTGGATTCAATCGAAGCAGATAAAGAATTCGAGATTACACTGCGGGGGATGCTGGCGCAGGACGAAAGCCGGAATACCAGCGAGAATATTCAGTGGGGATTTCAGCGCAAATTTGAAAAGGGCGAGATCTTTACAAAGTATAAGAATTTCATGGGTTATGACTGTGTAGATGGTGAAATTGTTATTGTGCCTGAGCAGGCAGAGGTCGTCAGAAAGATGTTTGAATTGTATTTGCAAGGGCTGTCATTGGGACAAATAAAAACTTATCTGGAATCTCAGAGAATTAAAACTGTAACGGGCAAGGATATTTGGGATGCGAAGACGATTCAGAGAATGTTGACCAACGAGAAATACAAGGGAGATACAATGCTTCAAAAGACCTTTACCGAGAATTTTATGACCGGTAAGAAAAGTAAAAATATTGGACATCGAAACAAGTATTATGTCAAGGACAGTCACCCGGCCATTGTTTCCTCAGAAGTATTTGATAAGGTACAGGAGGAAATGGCAAAGCGCTCAAGGCTCATCAACAACGAGGATGGCACAGTAGAAATCAGGGGGAGCAAATATAACGGTAAATACCTTCTTGGGAATTTGCTCGTATGCGGCGATTGTGGTGCCTCTTTTAGGAGAAGAACGGAACGAGGCAAGGTGGTTTGGAGATGTGCAACGAGGATTGAAAAAGGGAAAGAGGCATGCCCGCACTCTCCTACTGTAGATGAAAGATGGGTACATGATACTCTAGGTGATGCTGTATGTCGGAATAGAGTTTATGATGAAGGCACAATCAGGAATGAAGTTGATAAAGTCCAGGTTTTTAATTTGTTTATTATGATTTGCTATAAAAGTGGAGTGCAGGTTAAAATCTGCTTTTGA